A window from Chryseobacterium vaccae encodes these proteins:
- the rpe gene encoding ribulose-phosphate 3-epimerase: MKTKLIAPSLLSADFGNLQRDIEMLNRSQADWFHVDVMDGRFVPNISFGFPVMKTIQQHAKKFVDVHLMIVEPEKYVDEFIDHGADLVSVHYEACTHLHRTIHHIQSRGAKAGVVLNPSTPVLMLEDIIADVDLVLLMSVNPGFGGQKFIENTYKKIAETKDLILSNNSTALIEIDGGVNLDNASKLFEAGADVLVAGNAVFSTESPERTIELLKI, from the coding sequence ATGAAAACGAAGCTTATTGCTCCTTCCCTTTTATCCGCAGACTTCGGGAATCTGCAAAGAGACATTGAAATGCTGAACAGATCTCAGGCCGACTGGTTCCACGTTGACGTTATGGACGGCAGATTTGTTCCTAATATTTCATTCGGTTTTCCTGTTATGAAGACCATTCAGCAGCACGCTAAAAAATTTGTTGATGTTCATCTGATGATTGTAGAACCGGAAAAGTATGTGGATGAATTTATTGACCATGGTGCTGATCTTGTTTCTGTACATTATGAAGCATGTACCCATCTTCACAGAACGATTCATCATATTCAGAGCAGAGGGGCAAAAGCAGGAGTTGTTCTGAATCCTTCCACTCCAGTGCTGATGCTTGAAGACATTATTGCAGATGTGGATCTTGTTCTTTTAATGAGTGTAAACCCAGGATTTGGAGGCCAGAAATTCATTGAAAATACATACAAGAAAATTGCGGAAACAAAAGATCTTATTTTAAGCAATAACTCCACAGCTCTTATTGAGATTGATGGCGGCGTGAATCTGGATAATGCTTCCAAGCTTTTCGAAGCGGGAGCCGATGTTCTGGTAGCCGGAAATGCTGTATTTTCTACAGAAAGCCCGGAAAGAACCATTGAACTTTTAAAGATCTAA
- the chrP gene encoding chryseobasin maturation metalloprotease ChrP, with the protein MKFEKKSLKFLEKYLNTSSPTGYEHKGQEVWMDYIKPYVDKIEVDHYGTCYGIINPEAEFKVVIEAHADEISWYVNYITDDGLIYVIRNGGSDQTIAPSKVVHIHGEKGIVKGVFGWPAIHTRTNQNEPAPKIENIFIDCGAVTKKEVEDMGIYVGCMITYPDEFFEMNDRYFVCRALDNRIGGFMIAEVARLLKENKKTIPFGLYITNSVQEEVGLYGADMIADTIKPNIAIVTDVTHDTTTPMIEKKKEGDQKCGDGPVVFFAPSIHHTIRELIIDTAKSKKIPYQRAAASRSTGTDTDAFAHSNGGVPSALISLPLRYMHTTVEMVSKEDVGNVIKLIYETLLKINPEMKLKYH; encoded by the coding sequence ATGAAATTTGAAAAGAAATCTTTGAAATTTTTAGAAAAATACTTAAACACCTCATCTCCAACTGGATACGAACATAAAGGCCAGGAAGTCTGGATGGATTACATTAAACCTTATGTAGACAAAATTGAAGTAGATCATTACGGGACCTGCTATGGGATCATTAATCCTGAGGCTGAGTTTAAAGTCGTTATTGAAGCTCATGCGGATGAAATCTCATGGTATGTAAATTATATTACGGATGACGGGCTTATTTATGTGATCCGAAACGGAGGATCTGACCAGACGATCGCACCTTCGAAAGTAGTTCACATTCATGGTGAAAAAGGAATCGTGAAAGGGGTATTCGGATGGCCTGCAATCCACACCAGAACCAACCAGAACGAACCAGCTCCAAAAATTGAAAATATTTTCATCGACTGCGGTGCTGTTACGAAGAAAGAAGTCGAAGACATGGGAATCTATGTAGGTTGCATGATCACTTATCCGGATGAATTCTTTGAAATGAACGACCGTTATTTTGTGTGCAGAGCGCTCGATAACAGAATCGGAGGCTTTATGATTGCTGAAGTGGCACGACTTTTAAAGGAAAACAAAAAAACGATTCCTTTCGGACTGTATATTACCAATTCCGTACAGGAAGAAGTTGGCCTGTATGGTGCTGATATGATTGCTGATACCATTAAACCTAATATTGCTATCGTAACCGATGTTACCCACGATACCACAACACCTATGATTGAGAAGAAGAAAGAAGGCGATCAAAAATGTGGTGACGGACCTGTAGTTTTCTTTGCACCGAGCATTCATCACACGATCAGAGAGTTGATTATTGATACCGCAAAAAGCAAAAAGATTCCTTATCAGAGAGCAGCAGCGAGCAGAAGTACCGGAACTGATACTGATGCATTCGCCCATTCCAACGGCGGAGTACCAAGTGCATTAATTTCCTTACCTTTGCGCTATATGCATACAACGGTAGAAATGGTATCTAAAGAAGATGTGGGCAATGTGATCAAACTGATCTACGAAACGCTTCTTAAGATCAATCCGGAGATGAAGCTGAAGTATCATTAA
- a CDS encoding DUF4294 domain-containing protein — protein sequence MNFSKIICLFIFFFGISVFGQKDSIIAKPLNQYPPESLKVDEFGNKYYYDEKQKVKIFEVNGEPVVELDELVLVNKPRFNNQLDKNYYYFLNKKLYRVYPLFITALQQYRDIQADMNDMDSKAKRKFVRERQSMLADQYEKQLRDLTTTEGQVFAKLMNRATGKNVYEIIKELRGGWSAFWWNVKGKMADIDLKDQYNPHKNRTDEFVESLLQSNWNSGYLQPYPGASDFKTKK from the coding sequence ATGAATTTTAGCAAGATTATCTGCCTTTTTATCTTCTTTTTTGGGATCAGTGTTTTTGGTCAGAAGGATTCTATCATTGCGAAACCACTCAATCAGTACCCACCTGAATCCTTAAAAGTAGATGAGTTTGGTAATAAATATTACTATGACGAAAAGCAGAAGGTAAAGATATTTGAAGTGAATGGTGAACCTGTTGTAGAGCTGGATGAATTGGTTTTGGTCAATAAGCCGAGATTCAATAACCAATTGGATAAAAATTATTATTATTTCCTTAATAAAAAGCTGTACAGAGTATATCCTCTTTTTATAACTGCTCTGCAGCAGTACAGAGATATACAGGCTGATATGAATGATATGGACAGCAAGGCTAAAAGAAAGTTTGTAAGAGAAAGACAGAGTATGCTTGCCGATCAGTATGAAAAACAATTGCGGGACCTTACTACAACAGAAGGGCAGGTATTTGCCAAGCTGATGAACAGAGCAACAGGTAAAAACGTATATGAGATCATTAAAGAGCTTAGAGGTGGATGGAGTGCCTTCTGGTGGAATGTAAAAGGAAAGATGGCAGATATTGATCTGAAAGACCAGTATAATCCGCATAAAAACAGAACGGATGAGTTTGTAGAATCCCTGCTTCAGTCCAACTGGAATTCCGGCTATTTGCAGCCCTATCCGGGAGCCAGCGATTTTAAAACCAAAAAATAA
- a CDS encoding NUDIX domain-containing protein, whose amino-acid sequence MIDKINIRVYACAVKDKKVLTLFEEYAGEPLMKFPGGGLEFGEGVLECLHREFDEELNVKIEVVEHFYTQEDFLVSRFRDNEQLLTMYYIVNITTEEDFLILDPCIERTEWIDIDQPDNPFQLPIDKIVFDKLKEKFL is encoded by the coding sequence ATGATTGACAAGATCAATATTAGGGTATATGCCTGTGCTGTAAAAGATAAAAAAGTACTGACTTTATTTGAAGAGTATGCCGGTGAACCTTTAATGAAATTTCCGGGCGGCGGACTGGAGTTTGGCGAAGGAGTGCTTGAATGTCTTCACCGTGAGTTTGATGAAGAATTAAATGTGAAGATAGAAGTTGTTGAGCATTTTTATACGCAGGAAGATTTCCTGGTGTCGCGTTTCAGAGACAACGAACAGCTTCTTACCATGTATTATATAGTGAATATTACCACCGAAGAAGATTTCCTGATCCTGGATCCCTGCATTGAAAGAACGGAATGGATTGATATTGATCAGCCGGATAATCCTTTTCAACTGCCGATAGATAAAATTGTATTCGATAAATTAAAAGAAAAATTCCTGTAA
- the mnmD gene encoding tRNA (5-methylaminomethyl-2-thiouridine)(34)-methyltransferase MnmD, with amino-acid sequence MKREIKTTNDGSKTLFINDLNENYHSHHGALQEAEHVFIKNGLNLINDCEINILELGFGTGLNVLVTINEYLKTDKNHVINYFSLEKYPINESEVNDLAYFELFDNPEFKNIYQKIHLAEWEKSVEIISGFNLKKIECDFFDLKNIDLPKINLVYFDCFGARVQPDLWEKPLFEMVSDKMAVNGLLTTYSSKGSVRRILQELNFNVEKKQGPPGKREMINAVKL; translated from the coding sequence TTGAAAAGAGAGATTAAGACCACAAACGACGGAAGCAAAACATTGTTTATCAATGATTTAAATGAAAACTACCATTCTCATCACGGAGCCCTTCAGGAAGCAGAACACGTGTTTATCAAAAATGGATTAAATTTAATAAATGATTGTGAAATTAATATTTTAGAACTCGGTTTTGGAACAGGTTTGAATGTTTTAGTGACAATTAATGAATATTTAAAAACTGACAAAAATCATGTCATCAACTATTTTTCACTTGAAAAATACCCCATAAATGAATCCGAAGTTAATGATTTAGCTTATTTTGAACTTTTTGATAACCCAGAGTTCAAAAATATTTATCAGAAAATTCATCTGGCAGAGTGGGAAAAGTCAGTAGAAATCATTAGTGGTTTTAACTTAAAAAAGATAGAATGTGATTTCTTCGATCTGAAAAACATAGATCTGCCCAAAATCAACCTTGTTTACTTTGACTGTTTCGGAGCAAGAGTGCAGCCAGACCTTTGGGAAAAACCCCTGTTTGAAATGGTTTCCGACAAAATGGCCGTTAACGGACTATTAACAACCTACTCTTCTAAAGGAAGCGTTAGAAGAATTCTTCAGGAGCTTAATTTTAATGTAGAGAAAAAACAAGGACCTCCCGGGAAGAGAGAGATGATTAATGCTGTGAAACTCTAA